In Primulina eburnea isolate SZY01 chromosome 3, ASM2296580v1, whole genome shotgun sequence, one DNA window encodes the following:
- the LOC140826039 gene encoding uncharacterized protein isoform X1, with product MEDSTLYRHLHKLVGLKSGEELENLLEMLWQTRKTGLSAPQKYSLQSLLRLPLLTDLDPVLACLRSLLMKSLHKSFGGDYILKLLPPDLTLEMQRMLLVTLQKHQNQWKEELSQEERLFGKTSFSYQLNAGLPTPLLSFSFPEVSGSLLPQQFPITQLNNHNLGGHASIAAERNMLSFPSTLTLQNDDFPTDTLGTLPQLKFMTWTVENKNAVPESRVALITLKLQDYNEAPPTETEVKFQLTKDTLEAVLRSMTYINEQLSRFVSEAGPSSASLQKKQRR from the exons ATGGAGGATAGCACTTTGTACAGGCATCTGCACAAGCTGGTGGGCTTGAAGTCGGGGGAAGAGCTTGAAAACTTGCTTGAAATGCTATGGCAGACCCGCAAAACTGGTCTTTCCGCTCCACAAAAGTATTCCCTTCAGTCCCTTCTCAGGCTCCCCCTTCTCACCGACCTTGACCCG GTGCTGGCATGCCTTCGTTCTCTTCTTATGAAGTCTTTGCACAAGAGTTTTGGCGGTGATTACATTTTGAAGCTGCTTCCACCCGATCTGACATTGGAAATGCAAAGGATGCTGCTTGTAACATTGCAGAAACATCAGAACCAGTGGAAGGAAGAGCTATCCCAAGAAGAG CGTTTATTCGGAAAAACCAGCTTCTCGTATCAGCTTAATGCTGGCCTTCCGACGCCTTTGTTATCGTTTTCCTTTCCAGAGGTTTCTGGGTCATTATTGCCACAACAATTTCCTATTACTCAATTGAACAATCATAATCTTGGAGGCCATGCTTCGATTGCTGCTGAAAGAAACATGTTGAGTTTTCCATCAACGTTAACTCTTCAAAATGATGATTTCCCCACTGACACTCTG GGAACTCTTCCCCAACTAAAGTTCATGACATGGACCGTAGAGAATAAGAATGCAGTGCCAGAGAGCCGAGTGGCTCTTATTACGCTTAAG CTGCAAGATTATAACGAGGCTCCTCCAACGGAGACGGAAGTCAAGTTTCAACTCACAAAAGACACACTTGAGGCAGTGCTGAGATCAATGACTTACATCAACGAACAGTTATCACGATTTGTAAGTGAG
- the LOC140826039 gene encoding uncharacterized protein isoform X2, producing MEDSTLYRHLHKLVGLKSGEELENLLEMLWQTRKTGLSAPQKYSLQSLLRLPLLTDLDPVLACLRSLLMKSLHKSFGGDYILKLLPPDLTLEMQRMLLVTLQKHQNQWKEELSQEERLFGKTSFSYQLNAGLPTPLLSFSFPEVSGSLLPQQFPITQLNNHNLGGHASIAAERNMLSFPSTLTLQNDDFPTDTLGTLPQLKFMTWTVENKNAVPESRVALITLKLQDYNEAPPTETEVKFQLTKDTLEAVLRSMTYINEQLSRFAGPSSASLQKKQRR from the exons ATGGAGGATAGCACTTTGTACAGGCATCTGCACAAGCTGGTGGGCTTGAAGTCGGGGGAAGAGCTTGAAAACTTGCTTGAAATGCTATGGCAGACCCGCAAAACTGGTCTTTCCGCTCCACAAAAGTATTCCCTTCAGTCCCTTCTCAGGCTCCCCCTTCTCACCGACCTTGACCCG GTGCTGGCATGCCTTCGTTCTCTTCTTATGAAGTCTTTGCACAAGAGTTTTGGCGGTGATTACATTTTGAAGCTGCTTCCACCCGATCTGACATTGGAAATGCAAAGGATGCTGCTTGTAACATTGCAGAAACATCAGAACCAGTGGAAGGAAGAGCTATCCCAAGAAGAG CGTTTATTCGGAAAAACCAGCTTCTCGTATCAGCTTAATGCTGGCCTTCCGACGCCTTTGTTATCGTTTTCCTTTCCAGAGGTTTCTGGGTCATTATTGCCACAACAATTTCCTATTACTCAATTGAACAATCATAATCTTGGAGGCCATGCTTCGATTGCTGCTGAAAGAAACATGTTGAGTTTTCCATCAACGTTAACTCTTCAAAATGATGATTTCCCCACTGACACTCTG GGAACTCTTCCCCAACTAAAGTTCATGACATGGACCGTAGAGAATAAGAATGCAGTGCCAGAGAGCCGAGTGGCTCTTATTACGCTTAAG CTGCAAGATTATAACGAGGCTCCTCCAACGGAGACGGAAGTCAAGTTTCAACTCACAAAAGACACACTTGAGGCAGTGCTGAGATCAATGACTTACATCAACGAACAGTTATCACGATTT